GCTTCAATTTCTTGCGCATCTCGTGAATCAGCGGGTTGTGCACGAGCTTTTGGCGCTCGAGATCttggtgctgctgctggagcacCCTACGGATGACAGTGTCGAGCTGGCTGTGGCGTTTACGCGCGAAGTGGGCGCGTTTCTTACGGAAGAGGCACCGAAAGCTTCTCATACCGTCTTTGACCGCTTTCGTGCCGTGCTGTATGAAGGCTCGATCAGTGTGCGTGTGCAATACATGATCGAGGTCTTGGCGCAGACGCGCAAAGACCAGTTCCGCGATCACCCACGGATAcccgagcagctcgaccTCGTAGAGGAAGAGGACCAAATCACGCACCAAGTTGGCTTGGACGATGAGCTCCAACTGCACGAGGGTCTGAATGTATTCAAAGTGGATCCTGACTTTGTGGCGAATGAAGACATGTACCGCCGCATGAAGGCGGAGATCCTCGGTGAGAAtgaggaggacgaagaagaggaagaagaagaggaggaggacgacgacgacgaagacgaccCTGTCGCCATCCAGGACCGCACGGAAACGAATCTCGTAAACTTGCGGCGCACGATTTACCTCGTCATCATGTCGTCGCTCGACTATGAAGAATGTGTTCACAAGCTGCTTAagctgcgtgtgcctgAGGACCAGGAAATGGAGCTGTGCCAGATGGTGATTGAGTGCTGCTCCCAGgagcgcacgtacgccaAGTTTTACGGGCACATTGGCGAGCGACTGTGCAAGGTGCACCGCCGATGGAGCGCGCTGTACGAGCAGAGCTTCCACACCTACTATGACACGATCCACCGGTATGAAACGAATCGCCTGCGCAATATCGCTCGCTTCTTTGGCGCCTTGCTAGCGACTGACAGCATTAGCTGGGCCTGCTTCGAGGTCGTGCATATGACCGAGGATGatacgacgtcgtcgtcgcgcatcTTTATCAAGATCCTCATGAACGAGATGCAGTCGCTCCTCGGACTCCGCGCATTGGCGGCGCGTTTCAAGGAGCCAAGCATGCAGGTCTACTTCCAGTCCATGTTCCCGATGGACCATCcgagcgacacgcgctTCTCGATCAACTTTTTCACCAGTAttggcctcggcctcgtcacCGAGCCGATGCGCGACTACCTCAcggtggcgacgcagcgcatgctcgagcgccgcgaggccgAGTGGGCAGCGGGCGATCGGTCACCGAGTCCCTCGGGCAGCTCGTATACCGGCAGCTCGTACACCGGCAGTTCGTACACCGGCAGCTCCTACTCTCGGAGTCCGTCGCCGCCTGGGCCGCCGCCGGTCCCACCTCCACAACGTTCATAGATGCCACCGCGATCCCAAGTGCGTGGGCCGACGTCGGCGCTGACCGAGTTTTTGGCCTCGCAGGGTATCCGGGCCAGCGAGATCAATGCACGTAAGCGTCAGAGTGAAGCtccggcaccgccgccggATCATGTCACGCcgtcgcgtgcgcgcaTCCCTGCGGGGGCGTCGATGCAGTttgacgaggacgacgacctCGGCGACGACCTAGGCTCGGGCGACACCGCCACATGCGTGTCTTGTGGCACCCGCTTTTTTATCACCCGCTATACGTACGTATGCCCTACTCACACCAGCCCTGTGACTGGCGCAGGACGGCTGTGCACGGCGTGCCGGGACCCAGCCCCACGGCGTGCCCCCAAACGcgtgcgacgcagcgctgcGATTGGCTCCGTGGTGGATGTCGCGGCTGATGAGGTGCCGACATTGCAGTCGCTCTGCATCAATGTACGTGTACGCATGCTGATTCGCAGATTGTCGCGCAGTGGATCGATcgcatcgaggccctcggcgtgctgagcgagcgcagTCGGCACCAGCTGAGTCGTGTGATTAGCAAGAATCGCCGGCTGACCGACCGGACGCTGCCGCTGTTCCTCGGCAGTGGCGTGCGAGATGTGCGGCTGTATGACTGCAGTGGCctgtccagcacggcgctgcagaTGATCCCTCGCCTCGCGCCTGCGTTAGAGCGGCTGCAACTAGACTACTGTGGCCAGCTCGACTCGGTCGCGTTCCGCGCGCTCGGCAGGCTTCCGCATCTCTCGCACCTCGCCTTGTATGGCGCCTACCTCGTGCGCAAGGAGGATTGGCTGGCGTTTTTCGccgagcacggcgcccaGCTCACGGCCTTTTGCCTGCGCGAAACGGCGCGCTTTGACGGCGCGTGTGTCGAGGCACTCGTACGCCACGCCCCGCATATCCATACGCTTCATCTCGCGCAGATTGGATGCTTGGACGATGCGTgtgtgcagcgccttgcGGCCCTcccgcgcctcgtgcaccTCGATGTGTCGCAGCCGGGCGTGTCGCAGCTCGGTGTGCCGCCGGCCTCGCTGACCGATGCGGGCGTCATACCgctgctccagcgccacacACACCTGACATCGCTGCATGTCGGCAAGAATGCGGCGctgagcagcgccgcggtCGACGCTATGGGTCCGCACTTGACGCACCTCGTAGCAGACGGCCTCGTGAACGTgagcgccgacgcatggATCCGTCTGTGGCAGCGGTGCCCGCACCTAGCGCACCTGTCGTTGCGCGGCGCGGGGATCACGGacgcatgcgtcgctgcgctAGCGCAGCTCCCGCACCTGACCACCCTCACGCTCCACAGCAACGCGCTCACGAAAGCAGGGCTCTCAGCTCTGGCGCGCGTGCCTCTGCATACCCTCGACGTCGGCTTtgtgcgcagcgtcgacgacgaACTGCTCGATACACTCGCAGCGTCGATCCCGACGCTCACGAAGCTCTACGTCTTTGGATGCCCGCGCGTCACGCACTTTGCACACCCCCGCATCACTGTCATAggccgcgagcgccgcgcttaGGTATATACGTCTGTGCCGTCTGCCCCCACATGGCCCGCGAGGCTCAGGCCCATCCAAATGAGCATGTTTGGCGGCCAGTGTGTGGCTGTGTCGTTGAGCACGGGCCTTTCGAGTTCCGTGGCACAGCGCTGCACAAAGCCAGGGATACAGCACACGCCACCGGTCAGCAGCACACtgtccagcagcggccgGCGCAGATCGATGGGcagacgcgccgcacagcgccgcacaCAGTCCGGCACACTGTCTTCGTCTGGATCACCCCGCTCCCAGAACAGCTcgcacacgcgctcgcggaGCGAGCCAGGGACGTGCACGGGGCCGGCGGGCGTCGTGTATGTCCAGTCGTCGGCGTGATCgccgtcggcggcggccgtgacgagcgcctgcgtctGAATcgcctcgacgacgtccGGCGTGCACAGAGCAGGCGCATTGTGCTGAGCGAGGAGGTTTTGTAGGGCGTGCGTCAGACGACGACCCCCGCgaggcgtcgtcgtcaagAGATGCGGCATCGGACGCGCATCGTACACGGGCATGACGCACGTCTCGAGGTGCCCGACATGCACGaccagcgcatgcgtccGCCCCGCCGCGATCGTAGCGAGCACATGCGTGTCAATGAACGACACCCGCGGGACGTGCATCGTCCGCAGAAGCACGTcgcacagcgcacgctgcacggcatccaGGCCCAGCGGATGGCGCGACAGCAGCACGCGGTACGTCTTGGCGTCTACGAGCAAATGCTCCTGGTACACACGCcgcacgaggcgcgtcaGCGTCCGCACCAAATCGGGGTGCTCACGATCGGCGTCCCAGTCCAGCCGCCACAGCGACTCGGTGCcacacgccgccgccgcattCATCACCACGCGCGGCTCGACATCGCCACTGAAGCCCGCGCGGCACGTATGACTACCGAGATCCAtcacgatgcgctcatcGGTGCCGAGCAACGAcccgcgtcgccgtccTACCGACATGACGACTCCACACAACCTTGCACGCTACAGACTGGCCAGGTAAGTGGAGAGCGAGCGATACGTACGCGGTGCCTCGTTCCACTGCCGGGTGAGTTGTGAGCATACGTACAATTTTCGCGAAACTCTTTGGTGTGCTCGCCAAAGTACTGTCGTGAGAGGGTGTGTACGTACGCGCTGGATCTTGCGGTTGAAGCGCTTGTTGCGCTGGTTGATATAGGTGCCTTCGACgtccaagtcgtcgtcacgccggcggctgcggcgctggaTCTGGTCGTGCTCGTAGTTCAAgtgctgcacgagccggtcgacggcgtcatcgtccggcgcatgcgtgCCGTAGGCAGCTGGATCGCGCTGGGCGTCATCGGCCGACGCGGCCTTGTCGCGCTGGTACCGCGCCACATCGGGCGTCAAGCGCTTGAGCTGCCGCTGGTACGAGCGCTCAGCGAGGTCCTGGAAATCCATCATGCCCTTATCGCGCGACCGCTCCTTCTCCTCAAGCTTGCGCTCCCACGCCTCATTCTCCTCAATGGTATATGTCTTGGCGCGGTGTCGCGCCACATCCTCGCCCCGCTCCAGCAAGTCACGCTCCTCCAGTGTCCGCTCAGCCTTCGCTAGCCGGAacgcatgcgcacgcgacgcacgctgcgacgcctcgcgctgcttcgcttgctcgcccagcacgtcgcggcgGTTGGCCTTCGACGTGTCTTGCCAccggcgctgcagctgtTGAAACTTGGCGCGCCGATCGGATGACGACATGGCCCCAAGCCAACACTCCACTTGCTCCGCTCTCGCgctttttttttttcttcGTCATGACCGACAGCGCCCGcaaggccgtcgtgcgcgatcTGCCGCCGACCCTGCCGGCCGAGGTGTTTTGGAAGGCCGTCGAGCCATGGGTACGCACGGAGCCAGAGACCGCGCGCACGGCTAAACACACGTCGTATGTCCAGGGcaagcgcgccgagcagccGGGGGTGTGGGACACGCCCTCGGTGGCGTACATTGAGTTTCTCACGCCTGCACTCCTCCTGGCCTTTGCGACGCATTTTCACGGCCACATTTTCCGGGATAGCAAGGGCCACGACTTTGTCGCGTTCGTCGATGTCGCCCTTATCCagagctgcgcgcgctgggcgcccACGACGTACGAGCGGTACAAaggcgccgtcgagcatgcgcccGAGTACAAGGCGTTTGTTGCGTCCCTTGAGGCGCCGCCCGCCAAAGCAATGCCCGATAAGCCCGCGGACAAGGCTGACGCACCCGTGACGACGCCCCTCGTCGAGTACATGCGCCAAAAACAGCAGCcgtccgaggcgcccgCCAAGAACCGCCAAGAACCGCCCAAGACGCCCAAGCCCACCAAGGCGCCGAAACCCAAAAAAGACAaggcggccaaggcgccgcCCAAGTCGGCCCCTGCTCCCCGCATCACCATTCTCaccaagccgccgccgccgccgccctcgtCCCATGCTTAGTCAGCTACCGTACAGGGGGCGGAcgtggcgctggacgccCTGTTTCCCCGCCATGTGAAGCACGATGCCGGAGACGGAGGCTGACTGCATCGATGCGCAGCAGGTGGAAGCTTGGCTGTTCTCCGACGCAAAGGCGTGTCGAGACACGCGATCGTGTCGGATCTGCTTCGATACCGAGCTGCCCGACGGCGATCGGTGGCTGTGTCCGTGCCAGTGCAAGGGCACGATGAAGTACGTGCACGCCTCGTGCCTCGACGAGTGGCGCCGACGATCTCGGCGGCCCCAATCGATCATGGCCTGTGATCAGTGCGGCGCGACGTaccgcgtgcgcgcgacgcgtgcctcgcgacTCTTGACGTCGTGGtggctgcgcctgctcgtgTCGTTTCTCTTGCTCGGCGTCAtggcgcaggtgctgggcgtggcCGTGCATCTGAGTCTGCACCGCTTTGCGCCAGGCATGTTTGCCGGGCCGCATCCCTTGCACTTGCAGTCCGTGGCCTATCGgcccgaggcgcaggcCTCGGCGTGGAGCCGTGCGTGGGTGTCCCGCGCGAGGAGCGTGTGGCAGCTATGGGGCTCGTcggaggacgaggatgtGAGTGGCGATGGCTTTGCGCGACTGGGCGTATTCCACCCGGCGATGGTGCTCCAGATCGTCCAGGGcatgatccagcgcatgctggaGTCGCTCGGGCGGCCGTTCTCCCTCGCATCTCTCTTGCGCCATCGCCGCGGCGTACCGAGCcttgtgcagcgcgtcgtgacATACAGGCAGGGgcttggcgccgcgccgccgacgcctgTCGTGCCGCTCACGTGGACCGAGTGGCTGTGGTGGCAAACGACGTTGGGCCTCGCTACGATGGGCCTCTCTGTCCACTTTCACTCGTTCTCGATCCTGTCGTCGAACGGCGTCTTTCGTTTTGGCTCGCCGTTCTGGGCGGTGGCCGTGTAcccacatgcgccgcacggaAGCGAGGGCACCGTGGTGTGGGAGAGCCGCAGCTCGGCGGGCGTCGTCCTCCTCGCGCTCATTCTGTGGGGCATTCGATCGACGTGGCTGATGGTGTGGAACACTCTGACGCGTCTATCCGAGTGGTACCTGACGCACACGGGCCCCTGCATCGTCAACTacgacgagggcgaggcactgcggccggcgccgcggcacACGACGCACTGGCTGATCgaccgcgtcgtgcgtggtCATGAAGCGATGCGGCATGTCGAAGATGCACGGTGGGTATGGATGCTAGCTCAGGCTGGCGACTAGCTATGGTACATAGATCACGGCAAGGCATTTTCCTTGGCATGACGCGGCGGCTCGGGCGACGGGAGGTGCAGGAGAGACGAGGcccagctcggcatggtCGACGACGGGCGCGAAGGCACGAACGGCGTCGTATTCGTCCGGGGCTGGAACGGCGAGGCAGCGGGTGTGTCGCGGTGCTTGCTGACCTGCGgcgtggcacggcgcgacgtgtcgcGGGACCGACGTggtcggcgaggcggcgagggcgtcgcgacgcttTTTCGAGACGTCCGCGGCCGCTTGGTAtcggccgccgcctcgtcgtccggATCCGGCTTGCGCATCTTGGTATTGAGCTTGGGCAGGGCATAGTTGATGCTTTTTcgagtgcgccgcgtccgatcaggcacgtcgacgtcggcgacggGCGAGCGAGGGCGCACAGGCGTCGTGGGAGTGCACGCCGGCATGTCGttcggcggcgcaggcggagACGCCGTCTTGGCTTGCGCACGCTCCTGCTCAGGGGCAGGCGGAGGAGAGGCGGGGCGAGGCGATTCGAGGTGAGGAGAGGCAGGCTCGAGGGCCGAGGGCGGCTCGATCTCCGGCTCTCGCGAgggcgctcggcggctcggacgacggcgactCACGGAAGGAGGACACGCATCGCCACAAAGAGGCGAAGCGACACGCGGCGAGTCGACGGGCGTCGgggacgacgacgcctcTTCCTGGATCCACTCAGACGCGAGGGGCGTAGCGTACGCAGCCGgcaagcgcgtcgtcggccggtcgtcctgcagcacgaTCTGGCGCGTCCGCACGgtcggtggcgtcggcAGAGCGGACGCGGCACGTTCCCGTGTGCGTTGCGGCGTGGGCACGCCACAGTCCCGCAGGGCGTGCGCCATCGTCTCCCAGCCGACGCGGACGCACTCCAGCGTGTATTCGAGGCACCGCACATGCGCGCTCTGTCGCCCCGCCGCCAGTTTGTGCTCCGCACACTCGCtctcgagctgcagcaccCGCGCCTCCAACTCGCGGATCCGAGCATGCGCTAGGGCATTCGCCTGGACAATATCGCGGTTCTGCGCAGCATGCTTCCGGCGGTACTGCTCAAAGTGACTCAGGATCTCATCCAgctgcatcgccgacgcATCCACGCCCGAGAGCCGCTGCGACTCCTGGCGCGTCCGCATGGTCAACAACACAACCCccagcagcgacggcggACGCGTGGTGCGGACgacatcacgtgatatgaGACCAGGGGCCACGCGTCGCCACGGCGCGTGTCTCGCTCCGCTATGACGGGCCGTGTGGTGGGGCGGAACCACTATGATGACGCGGACCTCGCGCACATCCGCTCACTGATCCAGCTGGAAGCTAAGCCGCTGAATGtatcgcgcatcgcacgcgcgctggcGAACGAGTATCCGAAGCATACGTATTGGAGCTATTTGTCGTTCCTGCAAAAGAACCTGCGGGATCGCCCCGACCTCTTTGAGGCGCCGCCTCCCGacgtgctcgacgacagcgaggaggaagaaCTGGACGAGGAAGCGCTCTCGGCGTTCGATGCACAGtacggcgcggcgccagaGAGCACGCCGTCCGTGCCGTCTTTGCGTCCTGAGCATGTGTGCATGCtggtcgatgcgctcgtcgaacTCTTGCATTCATCGCACTTTGAGGCATcggacgacgccgtgcacgcccTCGAGTCGTCCGACGTCCCCCTGTCTGTGTGGCAAGAGCTCGCGAGCAAGGTGCCGACGCGTCCCGAGCACATGTGGCAGGCATACTACGAGCGCTTCCGTGGGATGCTGTGGGAGCGGGCCCTCGAGCAGTACGTGCCGCAGGCACCGGCTGACGTGACGCCTTCGCCATCGCCTTCGTCCGTACACACGCCCGAAtccacgacgcacacgcCCCAGTCCGTGCGTGTCGGGCAGCGCAGCGGTCACCACGACGCCAAGGTGCTGGCTCGTGGAGGCGTGCACCCTGAGGAGCCGTCTCCTACGGTCGAGCGGCATCCTGcctcgccgccctcgcgcgccgagcggcatcgcgcgcggGCGCTGTacgaggcgcgcgtgtgggAGCTGTGCGCGGACTATGGCTTTGCGTCGCCGCGGCAGCTCGTGCCCTTCATGCTCCGTGCGTCgggcgacgtcgacgcgtGCCGCGAGTACGTGCGGCAGTACATCGAGGGCCTCTCGCACAAGTACACGCTGGACGTGCCGACCTTGATCGAGATGCTCGAAGCGCAGCGTGGCGACGCCAAACTGCTCACGCGGATCTTGGATATACAACTACGAGCGAGACgggcggccgcgcacgagTAGCGAGCGCCACCACCCAAACTGATCGAGCGGCACAggccgctcgtcgtccgtgtgcacatgctcgcccATCGAGTaggcgcggcgcggtgcctcgtcggccagcgagcggcgctgctggccacCACCGCCAGGCGGGCGGTCATGCGGGCTCTGGGCATGCCggcgcttggcgcgcaGGTGCAGACCGAGCTTGAGGAGGGCCAACGCATCGGGGGTATCGCGGCGTGCGACGATGGCCGAGGGCGGCGGTGTCTCGTCGCGCAGGTCAGCGGGGCCGTACGTGCCGAGATCTGTCCAGCGCGTGCCGTGAGTGTCGATGTCGCCGTGGTTCTCCAGCAGGCCCTCTGTCTGCGCCTTGGATAGGATGCgtgtgatgcgccgctccaTCCGGGCGCGCTTCTTTTTGATGCGCTTGATATCGCGATGGTACTTGTTATCCCAGATCGTGTGGCCCTTGCGGAAGCGTGCGTACGTCGCGGGATAAATCAGGCCGATGGACGACAGGGGCAGGTTGAGACACGGGATCTGTTCCACGCTCTCCATCGggcgcacatcgccgtcgcgcgcgatgcgctcacgGATCATGTGGTCGCGGAAGTGCGggcgctcgagcggcacgtGGGCCGCATACTTGTTCTTGCCCGGAGGCGCACTGCCCCAAGACTGCGTCACAGGACTGCTCGCTTGGCACGGCGCACCCGTAACGCGCTTGATGAACGAGGCCATCGCGCGGAAGGCGTAGCGCGCAGACAGAGTGTACATAAACATGGGAAAGACGTGGCACTGGCCATCAAACACCTGCAGGTGCACGTCCGTCGGCGTCGTGTAtcgctcagcagcgcggcgcgttTGCGGAAACTCGCGCAGCAGTGCCGGATTCGTGGGGTACGCCGCCGGGTTCGCTGCCTTGTGCGCCAGGTACACAATCTCGTCACGCAGCacctcgtcatcgccgGCGAGCACAAAGAGCGGCGGCAGGCCGCCGAGGCTGCCGGCCAGCGCAGGGGAGCAGAGCGGGTgccgcagctgcgcatTCGTCGCGTACAGCTGGATCTGCGACTTGATCGGCGCGGCCGTGCCATCCGCCTGCGTCATGTACAgcggccgcgcatgccatgGGCCACTCGCCTCGACTGACAGCCCCGCCTTTTTGCCGCGaaagcggcgcagcaggcccgtcgtgcgcacaaACGCCCCGGCGTCccgcggcagcggccaCAAGACACTGGGCCGGTGGAGGAAGCTGTACGGCGGAATGTAATCCGTCTTGGTGTTTTGCAAGATGGAGGGAAACGAATGCGTCAAGTCGCTCCACGGCGATAGGAGCAGGCCGCCTGCGGGCCGCGGCAAGTCGAGATCGCGGATGAGCTGGAGGAGCGCGAGTGCGAgtccgccgccagcgctgTCGCCTGCGACAACGATGCGCGACGGATCAATCGGGGGGTGAGGTGCGCCGGACGGCGGATCGATCAGGTACAAGTACGCAGCGAGGCAGTCTTGGATCGCGCACGGAAACGGAAACTGCGGCGCCTTGCGATAGTtgacggcgagcgcgaagccCCCAAACTTGGTCGTGAGCCGGTGGATCATGTACTTGTGCGTATTGACCGAGCCAAAGTAGTAGGCACCGCCGTGGATGTAcagcacgatgcgcgagagACGCTCCGACTCTTCGGTGGTATCAGCAAAGCGCCCagcctcgcgcacgagaTGCGGGTCCGGCTCCGTGGGGTGCTCATGCCGCGGATTGACGCGCGCCGTGTG
Above is a window of Malassezia restricta chromosome IX, complete sequence DNA encoding:
- a CDS encoding pre-mRNA-splicing factor CWC22, coding for MADDERTAKRKRSVSPSEPARNAMEKLAETRAGGTYVPPARLRALMDDAARADPSSATFQRMNWEALRKSITGLVNKVAADNIKHIVLDLFAGANLIRGRGLFCRSIMHAQELSLHFTPVFAALAAIINTKLPFVGELLVHRLVSQFRRSFRRNDKPKCHATLQFLAHLVNQRVVHELLALEILVLLLEHPTDDSVELAVAFTREVGAFLTEEAPKASHTVFDRFRAVLYEGSISVRVQYMIEVLAQTRKDQFRDHPRIPEQLDLVEEEDQITHQVGLDDELQLHEGLNVFKVDPDFVANEDMYRRMKAEILGENEEDEEEEEEEEEDDDDEDDPVAIQDRTETNLVNLRRTIYLVIMSSLDYEECVHKLLKLRVPEDQEMELCQMVIECCSQERTYAKFYGHIGERLCKVHRRWSALYEQSFHTYYDTIHRYETNRLRNIARFFGALLATDSISWACFEVVHMTEDDTTSSSRIFIKILMNEMQSLLGLRALAARFKEPSMQVYFQSMFPMDHPSDTRFSINFFTSIGLGLVTEPMRDYLTVATQRMLERREAEWAAGDRSPSPSGSSYTGSSYTGSSYTGSSYSRSPSPPGPPPVPPPQRS
- a CDS encoding DNA repair protein RAD7, whose protein sequence is MPPRSQVRGPTSALTEFLASQGIRASEINARKRQSEAPAPPPDHVTPSRARIPAGASMQFDEDDDLGDDLGSGDTATCVSCGTRFFITRYTPVTGAGRLCTACRDPAPRRAPKRVRRSAAIGSVVDVAADEVPTLQSLCINIVAQWIDRIEALGVLSERSRHQLSRVISKNRRLTDRTLPLFLGSGVRDVRLYDCSGLSSTALQMIPRLAPALERLQLDYCGQLDSVAFRALGRLPHLSHLALYGAYLVRKEDWLAFFAEHGAQLTAFCLRETARFDGACVEALVRHAPHIHTLHLAQIGCLDDACVQRLAALPRLVHLDVSQPGVSQLGVPPASLTDAGVIPLLQRHTHLTSLHVGKNAALSSAAVDAMGPHLTHLVADGLVNVSADAWIRLWQRCPHLAHLSLRGAGITDACVAALAQLPHLTTLTLHSNALTKAGLSALARVPLHTLDVGFVRSVDDELLDTLAASIPTLTKLYVFGCPRVTHFAHPRITVIGRERRA
- a CDS encoding actin-related protein 10, yielding MSVGRRRGSLLGTDERIVMDLGSHTCRAGFSGDVEPRVVMNAAAACGTESLWRLDWDADREHPDLVRTLTRLVRRVYQEHLLVDAKTYRVLLSRHPLGLDAVQRALCDVLLRTMHVPRVSFIDTHVLATIAAGRTHALVVHVGHLETCVMPVYDARPMPHLLTTTPRGGRRLTHALQNLLAQHNAPALCTPDVVEAIQTQALVTAAADGDHADDWTYTTPAGPVHVPGSLRERVCELFWERGDPDEDSVPDCVRRCAARLPIDLRRPLLDSVLLTGGVCCIPGFVQRCATELERPVLNDTATHWPPNMLIWMGLSLAGHVGADGTDVYT
- a CDS encoding pre-mRNA-splicing factor SYF2, translating into MSSSDRRAKFQQLQRRWQDTSKANRRDVLGEQAKQREASQRASRAHAFRLAKAERTLEERDLLERGEDVARHRAKTYTIEENEAWERKLEEKERSRDKGMMDFQDLAERSYQRQLKRLTPDVARYQRDKAASADDAQRDPAAYGTHAPDDDAVDRLVQHLNYEHDQIQRRSRRRDDDLDVEGTYINQRNKRFNRKIQRYFGEHTKEFRENLERGTAL
- a CDS encoding regulator of nonsense transcripts 3, which encodes MTDSARKAVVRDLPPTLPAEVFWKAVEPWVRTEPETARTAKHTSYVQGKRAEQPGVWDTPSVAYIEFLTPALLLAFATHFHGHIFRDSKGHDFVAFVDVALIQSCARWAPTTYERYKGAVEHAPEYKAFVASLEAPPAKAMPDKPADKADAPVTTPLVEYMRQKQQPSEAPAKNRQEPPKTPKPTKAPKPKKDKAAKAPPKSAPAPRITILTKPPPPPPSSHA
- a CDS encoding ubiquitin-protein ligase involved in ER-associated protein degradation, whose product is MPETEADCIDAQQVEAWLFSDAKACRDTRSCRICFDTELPDGDRWLCPCQCKGTMKYVHASCLDEWRRRSRRPQSIMACDQCGATYRVRATRASRLLTSWWLRLLVSFLLLGVMAQVLGVAVHLSLHRFAPGMFAGPHPLHLQSVAYRPEAQASAWSRAWVSRARSVWQLWGSSEDEDVSGDGFARLGVFHPAMVLQIVQGMIQRMLESLGRPFSLASLLRHRRGVPSLVQRVVTYRQGLGAAPPTPVVPLTWTEWLWWQTTLGLATMGLSVHFHSFSILSSNGVFRFGSPFWAVAVYPHAPHGSEGTVVWESRSSAGVVLLALILWGIRSTWLMVWNTLTRLSEWYLTHTGPCIVNYDEGEALRPAPRHTTHWLIDRVVRGHEAMRHVEDARWVWMLAQAGD
- a CDS encoding proline-rich receptor-like protein kinase, which produces MRTRQESQRLSGVDASAMQLDEILSHFEQYRRKHAAQNRDIVQANALAHARIRELEARVLQLESECAEHKLAAGRQSAHVRCLEYTLECVRVGWETMAHALRDCGVPTPQRTRERAASALPTPPTVRTRQIVLQDDRPTTRLPAAYATPLASEWIQEEASSSPTPVDSPRVASPLCGDACPPSVSRRRPSRRAPSREPEIEPPSALEPASPHLESPRPASPPPAPEQERAQAKTASPPAPPNDMPACTPTTPVRPRSPVADVDVPDRTRRTRKSINYALPKLNTKMRKPDPDDEAAADTKRPRTSRKSVATPSPPRRPRRSRDTSRRATPQVSKHRDTPAASPFQPRTNTTPFVPSRPSSTMPSWASSLLHLPSPEPPRHAKENALP
- a CDS encoding lipase esterase family protein; amino-acid sequence: MTISTLGILVHVTPTLVGNACRHYVRFLLGCGWCAPRESANEFLYDQLFHLISKLTIYLTHHTAEDVQKLTDQLVPVPPWCYDQQVMIPLECCHKSAALLQTYFGPEMMQSFIGGPRWWQMRSQAGIPADWIAHYSDYHSAMAKRGRKGGYHTSMLHRLTRHTARVNPRHEHPTEPDPHLVREAGRFADTTEESERLSRIVLYIHGGAYYFGSVNTHKYMIHRLTTKFGGFALAVNYRKAPQFPFPCAIQDCLAAYLYLIDPPSGAPHPPIDPSRIVVAGDSAGGGLALALLQLIRDLDLPRPAGGLLLSPWSDLTHSFPSILQNTKTDYIPPYSFLHRPSVLWPLPRDAGAFVRTTGLLRRFRGKKAGLSVEASGPWHARPLYMTQADGTAAPIKSQIQLYATNAQLRHPLCSPALAGSLGGLPPLFVLAGDDEVLRDEIVYLAHKAANPAAYPTNPALLREFPQTRRAAERYTTPTDVHLQVFDGQCHVFPMFMYTLSARYAFRAMASFIKRVTGAPCQASSPVTQSWGSAPPGKNKYAAHVPLERPHFRDHMIRERIARDGDVRPMESVEQIPCLNLPLSSIGLIYPATYARFRKGHTIWDNKYHRDIKRIKKKRARMERRITRILSKAQTEGLLENHGDIDTHGTRWTDLGTYGPADLRDETPPPSAIVARRDTPDALALLKLGLHLRAKRRHAQSPHDRPPGGGGQQRRSLADEAPRRAYSMGEHVHTDDERPVPLDQFGWWRSLLVRGRPSRS